From a region of the Suncus etruscus isolate mSunEtr1 chromosome 11, mSunEtr1.pri.cur, whole genome shotgun sequence genome:
- the LOC126022915 gene encoding uncharacterized protein C10orf95-like — translation MQRLRPELSLRDSSAILLPPPVLGVPPARAPLDLFPVPGAPRNHGEPARSRTPRAGRQGQRTRRHSPGSARAAPTPSASPSRLGPRAPPFPAGAAGDAASPAISRRLGGNTAASAARPRAPRPHAGSFSRPQRRRPHAHARPRPRAALIGRRARQPRADWLPRALPANLFLTPPLCAHARWRLPAFPPLSSSSSSSSLLRRDYLTEATPTHTRPQRKLSADWLVAMALSSSPLCDWLMLELGPPSGGGSEARALSLSLLRPGAPQCKGLKGWFS, via the exons ATGCAGAGGCTGCGCCCCGAGTTGTCGCTCCGAGACTCTTCTGCCATTTTACTTCCTCCCCCCGTTCTCGGGGTCCCCCCCGCGCGGGCGCCCCTCGATCTCTTCCCCGTCCCCGGGGCCCCCCGGAACCACGGCGAGCCCGCGCGCTCAAGGACGCCCCGGGCCGGCCGCCAAGGACAAAGGACGCGGCGCCACTCACCGGGGTCCGCGCGGGCCGCCCCGACACCCAGCGCGTCGCCGAGCCGCCTCGGCCCTCGCGCGCCGCCATTCCCCGCGGGCGCCGCCGGCGACGCGGCCTCCCCGGCCATCTCGCGCCGACT cGGCGGCAACACGGCCGCCTCAGCCGCTCGGCCGCGCGCTCCCCGCCCCCACGCCGGCTCCTTCTCCCGCCCGCAGCGCCGCCGGCCCCACGCGCACGCGCGGCCCCGCCCCCGCGCCGCGCTGATTGGCCGCCGCGCGCGACAGCCCCGCGCGGATTGGCTGCCCCGCGCGCTTCCGGCCAACCTGTTTCTTACCCCTCCCCTCTGCGCGCATGCTCGCTGGCGTCTTCCTGCCTTCCCGCCGctgtcgtcgtcgtcgtcgtcgtcgtcgctGCTTCGCCGCGATTACCTCACGGAGGCCACACCCACTCACACCCGCCCCCAGCGCAAGCTCAGCGCTGATTGGCTAGTGGCCATGGCGCTCAGCTCCTCCCCGCTCTGTGATTGGCTGATGCTAGAGCTTGGCCCGCCTTCTGGGGGTGGGAGCGAGGCTcgcgctctctcgctctctctacTCAGGCCGGGCGCCCCGCAGTGCAAAGGCCTGAAGGGGTGGTTTTCTTGA